The following proteins are co-located in the Camelina sativa cultivar DH55 chromosome 12, Cs, whole genome shotgun sequence genome:
- the LOC104733963 gene encoding uncharacterized protein LOC104733963: MLGDFNEILHNGEKLGGPRRSENSFVDFSNMLQASSMTELPSSGNNFTWGGRRGYLWIQCKLDSCFGNNDWFNTFPASNQKFLEKKGSDHRPVLLKLFSSQDSYRGSFRFDKRMLHQPLVLESVQQAWYPSSSSFGQSVSERLRRCREALSNWKRANNTNAKEKINQIQGNIEVEHAARYPSFSCMANLQKELVLAHMEEDSFWTKKCRRKWHNSGDKNTKYFHASVKADRNMNEVDKLMDSNGKVHSAKASKGDIAVSYFQKLFTTSYPANPSDLFENFTPRVTLEMNDILLTKVTREEVRLAVFTVRASSAPGADDGSLFPTILGHSWSPVNLRDPQFF; the protein is encoded by the coding sequence ATGTTGGGAGATTTTAACGAGATACTTCACAATGGTGAAAAGCTAGGAGGACCCAGAAGAAGTGAAAATTCCTTTGTGGATTTCTCTAATATGCTACAGGCAAGTAGTATGACAGAATTGCCTAGTTCCGGTAACAACTTCACATGGGGTGGTAGAAGAGGTTATCTTTGGATCCAATGCAAACTTGATAGCTGTTTCGGAAATAATGATTGGTTTAACACCTTCCCAGCTTCTAACCAAAAATTCCTTGAGAAAAAAGGCTCAGATCACCGGCCAGTCTTATTGAAGCTTTTCTCATCTCAAGACTCTTACAGAGGATCATTCCGGTTTGACAAGAGAATGTTACATCAACCTCTGGTTTTAGAATCAGTTCAACAAGCTTGGTATCCTTCCTCTTCGTCCTTCGGTCAATCGGTATCTGAACGATTACGAAGATGCAGGGAAGCCTTGAGTAATTGGAAAAGAGCCAATAATACGAATGCAAAAGAGAAAATCAACCAGATCCAAGGAAATATTGAAGTAGAACATGCGGCCAGGTATCCATCCTTTTCTTGCATGGCAAATCTGCAGAAAGAACTGGTGTTAGCTCACATGGAAGAAGACAGCTTTTGGACAAAGAAGTGTAGAAGAAAGTGGCATAATTCTGGTGACAAAAACACCAAATACTTTCACGCTTCAGTCAAAGCTGACAGGAACATGAATGAAGTGGATAAACTGATGGATTCCAATGGGAAAGTTCACTCGGCTAAAGCTTCAAAAGGAGATATAGCAGTGTCTTATTTCCAGAAGCTATTCACCACCTCGTACCCGGCCAACCCATCTGATCTTTTTGAGAATTTCACCCCCAGGGTTACCTTGGAAATGAATGACATCCTTTTAACAAAAGTAACAAGAGAAGAGGTTAGACTGGCAGTTTTCACGGTTAGAGCTTCCAGTGCACCAGGGGCTGATGATGGGTCTCTTTTTCCAACAATACTGGGACATAGTTGGTCCCCAGTTAACCTTAGAGATCCtcaatttttttga